A portion of the Oxynema aestuarii AP17 genome contains these proteins:
- a CDS encoding adenylate/guanylate cyclase domain-containing protein, with amino-acid sequence MNNITSDLDGCERVLAAIVFSDAVDFSARMRSNEPRTLALIQRDQTIMKAICERYQGEVIKSTGDGLLIKFSNLNSSLQAVNCAIEIQKELAKNAENLDSEAILYHRIGIHFGEVFAISNDVMGHTVNVAARLESQAEPGGICLSKTVYDLTKKTLSVQVRYLGHRELKNISNSFPVYHISLGTESNNVSGALSRTRLSKQDYRNRQVLLDKVYNYWITGVLEHSLHARLLWEIGITPRPDMLDGSWNSVLKTAQTWQRYSARTRAIDIFNNLGAGRTLLILGQPGSGKTITLLEIARSLIDRAKYNVSLAIPVVFNLSSWSAKKQPIDRWLIGELKGKYQLSKEIAEKCVKEQNLLLLLDGLDEVSVESREACVEAINDFCHQFGQTEMIVCCRLRDYQALHHRLQLQDAIYLQPLRLEQIRAYLSFGGEKLAALSLLIETDKTLQKLARSPLMLSIMMFAYRGIPVENLIKKETLEERRQHLFDTYVCKLFDHRGGQQKYSLKTTKYWLSYLAKQLKKQGETIFSIEQIQSSWLPNSWGKFKYHLEFCLLFGAIFGAVLFLLFPVVFPHTNLTCPSWVFLVYGMVGGSSVGIYAAIAWTLLNRLLGKRIRSSVGGLIFSLVGGFAILPTVASVYMTSCLIDNFAIEGLFSFQSTIAYLGSFFPLFYLISALNAISFWAVLRTSISPSMKLKWSPTLAKKKLIYGMIWGLKSGLILGLIYWITLVEEILPTVLLVTYPLSPLARLTILILASELIGGLIGGMLGFFIGGLTGMTISTTTMPNQGIWHTLYNAICLGGMTTLIWGAIAASFGSHFSIVAIPLGVAVGMMSGGITALKHLLLRLNLRSLGLIPWNYARFLNYATSCIFLQKVGGGYIFVHRLLLEHFAAMDWRSRSSGGRSK; translated from the coding sequence ATGAATAATATTACCAGCGATCTTGACGGTTGCGAGCGCGTTCTCGCCGCGATCGTCTTTAGCGATGCCGTGGATTTTAGCGCGAGGATGAGGTCTAACGAACCGCGAACCCTCGCTTTAATACAACGCGACCAAACCATTATGAAAGCTATTTGCGAGCGTTATCAAGGTGAGGTTATCAAATCCACGGGGGACGGTTTACTGATTAAATTTAGTAACCTTAACAGTAGTCTTCAAGCCGTCAATTGTGCCATTGAAATTCAAAAAGAGTTAGCAAAAAACGCAGAAAATTTAGACTCAGAAGCCATTTTATACCACAGAATCGGTATTCATTTCGGTGAAGTTTTTGCAATCTCTAACGACGTGATGGGTCATACAGTAAACGTTGCAGCGCGGCTAGAAAGCCAAGCCGAACCCGGTGGAATTTGCCTTTCTAAAACGGTTTACGACCTTACAAAAAAGACCCTATCCGTTCAAGTCAGGTATTTAGGTCACAGAGAACTCAAAAACATCAGCAATTCTTTTCCCGTTTATCACATTTCATTGGGGACAGAATCAAATAATGTCTCTGGAGCTCTATCGAGAACTCGGCTTTCAAAACAAGACTATCGCAACCGCCAAGTTCTGCTCGATAAAGTTTACAATTATTGGATAACAGGGGTGTTAGAACACTCGCTGCACGCGCGCCTTTTATGGGAAATCGGAATAACCCCACGACCGGATATGCTCGATGGTTCGTGGAACAGTGTTTTGAAAACTGCACAAACATGGCAGCGTTATTCAGCGAGAACGCGGGCGATCGATATTTTTAACAACTTGGGTGCGGGACGAACTTTATTAATTTTAGGACAACCCGGTTCGGGAAAAACGATTACCTTACTAGAAATTGCCCGATCCTTAATCGATCGCGCCAAATATAATGTATCTTTGGCGATTCCTGTAGTTTTTAATCTATCATCTTGGTCGGCAAAAAAGCAACCGATCGATCGGTGGTTGATAGGAGAACTCAAGGGTAAATATCAACTCAGTAAAGAAATTGCTGAAAAATGTGTAAAAGAGCAAAATTTATTGTTACTTCTTGATGGATTAGATGAAGTCAGCGTAGAAAGTCGTGAAGCTTGCGTCGAAGCTATCAATGATTTCTGTCATCAGTTCGGACAAACTGAAATGATAGTATGCTGTCGCCTTCGCGATTATCAAGCTCTCCATCATCGCTTGCAGTTACAGGATGCAATTTACTTGCAACCGTTGCGCCTGGAACAAATTCGAGCTTATCTGAGTTTCGGGGGCGAAAAACTGGCCGCACTTTCTCTACTCATTGAGACAGATAAAACTTTACAGAAACTGGCGAGATCTCCTTTGATGCTAAGCATCATGATGTTTGCCTATCGCGGCATACCTGTCGAAAATCTCATCAAAAAGGAAACTTTGGAAGAGCGACGCCAGCATTTATTTGATACTTACGTTTGCAAGCTTTTCGACCATCGCGGCGGCCAACAAAAATACAGTCTTAAAACAACTAAATATTGGCTAAGTTATTTAGCTAAACAATTAAAGAAACAAGGGGAAACTATTTTCTCGATCGAGCAAATACAATCGAGTTGGCTGCCGAATTCGTGGGGAAAGTTTAAGTATCATCTAGAGTTTTGTTTGTTGTTCGGTGCGATTTTTGGTGCGGTGTTGTTTCTCTTATTCCCTGTTGTTTTTCCCCACACAAATCTAACTTGTCCTTCTTGGGTTTTTCTAGTTTACGGAATGGTGGGGGGAAGTAGCGTAGGAATTTATGCTGCGATCGCCTGGACTCTACTCAATCGACTTTTAGGAAAGCGAATTAGATCGTCTGTAGGGGGTTTAATTTTTAGTCTGGTTGGTGGTTTTGCTATTTTACCGACTGTAGCAAGTGTTTACATGACAAGCTGTCTAATAGATAATTTTGCTATTGAAGGGCTTTTCAGTTTTCAATCTACGATCGCTTATCTAGGATCGTTTTTTCCATTGTTTTATCTAATTAGTGCCTTAAATGCCATCTCATTTTGGGCAGTTTTGCGAACTTCAATTTCACCCTCAATGAAATTAAAATGGTCACCCACATTGGCTAAAAAAAAGCTAATTTATGGGATGATATGGGGATTGAAAAGTGGATTGATTCTTGGTTTGATTTACTGGATAACCCTTGTCGAAGAGATTTTACCTACGGTTCTGCTTGTAACCTATCCACTCTCTCCTTTAGCTAGGTTAACTATTTTAATTCTTGCCTCTGAATTGATTGGGGGATTGATTGGTGGGATGTTGGGTTTCTTTATTGGCGGGTTAACGGGAATGACGATTTCAACAACAACGATGCCGAATCAAGGGATTTGGCATACCCTCTACAATGCAATATGTTTAGGGGGAATGACAACTCTCATTTGGGGTGCGATCGCTGCATCGTTCGGCTCCCATTTTTCTATTGTTGCTATCCCTTTGGGTGTAGCTGTAGGTATGATGAGTGGGGGAATAACAGCTTTAAAACATCTTTTACTGCGGTTAAATTTGCGATCGCTCGGTCTGATTCCTTGGAATTATGCCCGCTTTCTTAACTATGCTACGTCCTGTATTTTTCTACAAAAAGTTGGTGGTGGTTATATTTTTGTCCATCGGTTGCTGTTAGAACACTTTGCCGCAATGGATTGGCGATCGCGATCGTCGGGAGGTCGATCGAAATGA
- a CDS encoding phosphoribosyltransferase, which translates to MISPDPLFRDRAEAGALLARAIEARLSEYARECQRSPETVVFALPRGGLPIAAPVARRLGCPLDIVVAKKIVRAHNPELALGAVSADGHVLWARRWRKSPWKQAAVAAAREKARAQYESMAGVRGSTNLAGAIAIVVDDGIATGMTISVAARALRSRDPAQVWICAPVAPADLEVYLQRWCDRTVILATPEEFSSVSRFYAEFPQVSLEEAIAILQEF; encoded by the coding sequence TTGATCTCACCTGACCCGTTATTCCGCGATCGCGCCGAAGCGGGAGCGCTACTCGCGCGGGCGATCGAGGCTCGACTGAGCGAATATGCCCGCGAATGCCAGCGATCGCCCGAAACTGTGGTATTTGCCCTACCGCGCGGCGGTTTGCCGATTGCCGCTCCGGTAGCACGTCGCTTAGGCTGTCCGCTCGATATCGTGGTGGCGAAAAAGATCGTCCGTGCGCACAATCCGGAGCTGGCATTGGGGGCAGTCAGTGCCGACGGTCACGTGTTGTGGGCGCGGCGCTGGCGAAAGTCCCCCTGGAAACAGGCGGCGGTGGCTGCCGCACGGGAGAAGGCGCGAGCGCAATACGAGTCTATGGCGGGGGTTCGGGGTTCGACGAATCTCGCTGGGGCGATCGCGATCGTCGTCGATGACGGAATTGCTACGGGGATGACGATTTCGGTCGCCGCTCGGGCGTTGCGATCGCGCGATCCGGCTCAAGTGTGGATTTGCGCTCCGGTCGCTCCTGCCGATTTAGAGGTGTATTTACAAAGATGGTGCGATCGCACGGTGATTTTGGCCACTCCCGAGGAGTTTTCCAGTGTCAGCCGTTTTTATGCCGAATTTCCCCAAGTGAGTCTGGAAGAGGCGATCGCCATCCTCCAGGAATTTTAA
- a CDS encoding VOC family protein, translating into MALNYRKAWMAIAVINFEPVVEFYQHLLDRLPYPYIHGVYAEFELTGMRLGIFKPKSTHESEFETIEKSAMSLCFAVTDLDEAIGQLNALGYPSISRVEESSHGREIYARDPAGNRLILYEEIGTPPIESL; encoded by the coding sequence ATGGCTCTCAACTATCGAAAAGCATGGATGGCGATCGCCGTCATCAATTTTGAACCTGTCGTCGAGTTTTATCAACATTTGCTCGATCGCCTGCCCTATCCGTATATTCACGGAGTTTATGCCGAGTTCGAGTTAACTGGAATGCGCTTGGGCATTTTTAAACCAAAATCCACTCATGAATCTGAATTTGAAACTATCGAAAAAAGCGCGATGAGTTTGTGCTTTGCAGTAACCGATCTTGATGAGGCGATCGGCCAATTGAATGCCTTGGGTTATCCGTCTATTAGCAGAGTTGAAGAAAGTTCCCACGGGCGTGAAATTTACGCTCGCGACCCCGCAGGCAATCGGTTAATTTTATATGAAGAAATAGGGACTCCCCCCATCGAATCCTTGTAA
- a CDS encoding choice-of-anchor W domain-containing protein encodes MNLSKNLFSLTVATLGLLALPSAARAFSLSAVDNDYDFNALNPNLSFVAEGRFGNNARNGDYELDIHGVDTSNPTRTQDQANFTWTNGLLTEFSLTFDALTRAVTYIVGGQTLNATANSNPINDIFIRTRAATADTSILLSNLFLNGVDLLGSSLADNADDGVEYLRISGVSDSFTLTGTSLMSWTDSNMPRNSRLAYQIKVGSADGGAEAVPEPVSILGLALGGSGLAMMRRKRNLQKS; translated from the coding sequence ATGAACTTATCTAAAAACCTGTTTTCTTTGACTGTCGCTACATTAGGATTATTAGCGCTTCCGAGTGCAGCCCGAGCTTTTAGTTTATCGGCAGTCGATAACGACTACGACTTCAACGCTTTAAACCCCAATCTCTCCTTTGTGGCTGAAGGACGGTTTGGCAACAACGCCCGCAACGGAGATTACGAACTCGACATTCATGGGGTGGATACGAGCAACCCCACCCGCACTCAAGACCAGGCCAACTTCACGTGGACTAATGGTTTACTCACCGAGTTTAGTCTCACTTTCGATGCCTTAACCCGGGCAGTGACCTACATCGTCGGCGGTCAAACTTTAAACGCGACGGCAAACAGCAATCCCATCAACGATATTTTCATCCGGACCCGGGCCGCCACTGCGGACACCAGCATTCTGCTGAGCAACTTATTTTTAAACGGCGTTGACTTGTTGGGTTCGTCCCTCGCCGACAATGCCGATGATGGCGTCGAATACCTGAGAATTAGTGGCGTCAGTGATAGCTTCACCCTCACGGGAACCTCCCTGATGAGCTGGACCGACAGTAATATGCCGCGTAACTCCCGTTTGGCGTATCAAATTAAAGTCGGTAGTGCCGATGGTGGCGCCGAAGCCGTTCCCGAACCCGTCTCGATTCTGGGATTGGCGTTAGGGGGCAGTGGTTTGGCGATGATGCGACGCAAACGCAACCTGCAAAAAAGCTAA
- the tyrS gene encoding tyrosine--tRNA ligase, with translation MVCEQQASLTQSLSWLHRGVSEIFPDRPDSDDPNENLVRRLETVDRPLRVKLGIDPTGTDIHLGHSIPVRKLRAFQDAGHTAVLIIGDFTARIGDPTGKSEVRRQLTQAQVEANAKTYLDQVRSILDFDTPGRLEIRYNSEWLSQLDLSQILELLGQMTVSQMLAKEGFAERQAQENPIFLHEFLYPLMQGYDSVAVRADVELGGTDQKFNIAVGRDLQRHFGQTPQFGLLMPILLGTDGTQKMSKSLNNYVGLTEDALTMYSKLEKIPDTSIPDYFELLTDLPLDELPENPRDLQKLLAVTIVSQFHGETEARQAQKDAQTLVGGQTAQARSVPEFSVSSVEFPAKVFYLLNASGLCKSSSEARRQIKGGAVRIDGDRVGDENLTFESPTDAQGKILQVGKKKFVRLVE, from the coding sequence ATGGTCTGTGAACAACAAGCATCCTTGACTCAAAGTTTATCTTGGCTACACCGTGGTGTCAGCGAAATTTTTCCCGATCGCCCGGATTCTGACGACCCCAATGAAAATCTCGTCCGACGACTGGAAACGGTGGATCGCCCCTTGCGAGTCAAGCTAGGCATCGATCCGACCGGGACGGATATCCATCTCGGTCACAGTATCCCCGTGCGTAAGCTCAGAGCTTTTCAAGATGCCGGACATACTGCCGTCCTTATTATCGGCGATTTTACCGCCCGCATTGGCGATCCGACAGGCAAGTCGGAGGTCCGCCGCCAACTGACCCAAGCCCAAGTCGAAGCCAATGCTAAAACTTATTTGGATCAAGTTCGTTCTATTCTAGACTTCGATACTCCCGGACGACTGGAAATTCGTTACAATTCCGAATGGTTGTCCCAACTCGATTTAAGCCAAATTTTGGAGTTGCTCGGGCAAATGACCGTCAGCCAAATGCTCGCTAAGGAAGGATTTGCCGAACGTCAAGCCCAAGAAAATCCCATCTTTCTGCACGAATTTCTCTACCCGCTCATGCAAGGTTACGATTCCGTCGCCGTCCGCGCCGATGTCGAACTCGGCGGAACCGACCAAAAATTTAATATCGCCGTGGGACGCGATTTACAACGTCATTTCGGTCAAACTCCCCAATTTGGTCTGTTGATGCCCATTCTGCTCGGCACCGACGGCACCCAGAAAATGTCTAAATCTCTCAACAATTATGTCGGGTTGACTGAAGATGCCTTGACCATGTACTCCAAACTCGAAAAAATTCCCGATACTTCAATTCCGGACTATTTCGAGTTGTTGACCGATTTACCCTTGGACGAGTTGCCGGAAAATCCCCGCGATCTCCAAAAACTCCTCGCCGTCACCATCGTCAGCCAATTTCACGGCGAAACTGAAGCCCGTCAAGCCCAGAAAGACGCTCAAACCCTCGTCGGCGGTCAAACGGCCCAGGCGCGATCGGTTCCCGAATTTTCCGTCAGCTCGGTCGAATTCCCCGCCAAGGTCTTTTACTTACTCAACGCTAGTGGCTTGTGTAAAAGTTCTTCAGAAGCCCGCCGCCAAATCAAAGGGGGGGCGGTTCGCATAGACGGCGATCGCGTCGGCGACGAAAATCTCACCTTCGAGTCTCCCACGGACGCCCAAGGCAAAATTCTACAGGTCGGGAAGAAAAAATTTGTCCGGTTGGTCGAGTAA
- a CDS encoding uracil-DNA glycosylase → MSDNEQLSLFDLSDPDRSPGQSTSPGSDSQKDLIPTDANIAIPSGTYSSLDELAASCQQCHRCELAKGRTHVVVSRGNPQAKIAIVGEAPGQQEDETGLPFVGKSGQLLDKILASVELDPERDVYICNVNKCRPPGNRTPTTPEIEACKPYLLEQLRLVNPKIILLTGATAVKGTLGDKRGITKIRGQWFDWQGFLCMPIFHPAYLLRNPSRKEGSPKWLMWQDIQAVRNKLTELLQEDEEF, encoded by the coding sequence ATGTCCGATAACGAACAGCTCAGTCTATTTGACCTGTCCGATCCCGATCGATCCCCAGGTCAATCCACCTCCCCAGGGTCTGATTCTCAAAAAGATTTAATCCCCACCGACGCCAATATTGCCATTCCTTCCGGCACCTACAGCAGCCTCGACGAACTCGCCGCCAGTTGCCAGCAATGCCATCGCTGCGAACTGGCCAAAGGTCGCACTCATGTCGTCGTCAGTCGCGGCAATCCCCAAGCGAAGATCGCAATTGTCGGGGAAGCCCCCGGTCAGCAAGAAGACGAAACCGGATTACCTTTTGTCGGTAAAAGCGGCCAACTTTTAGATAAAATTCTCGCCTCCGTCGAACTCGATCCCGAACGGGACGTTTATATTTGCAATGTCAATAAATGCCGTCCGCCGGGAAACCGCACGCCGACGACGCCAGAAATTGAAGCGTGCAAACCTTATTTATTAGAACAATTGCGCTTGGTTAATCCGAAAATTATCTTGTTAACCGGAGCTACGGCGGTTAAAGGGACTCTCGGAGATAAGCGCGGGATTACGAAAATTCGAGGTCAGTGGTTCGATTGGCAAGGTTTTTTATGTATGCCGATTTTCCATCCCGCCTATTTACTGCGCAATCCTTCTCGCAAAGAAGGTAGTCCGAAATGGTTGATGTGGCAAGATATTCAAGCGGTTCGTAATAAATTAACCGAATTGTTGCAAGAAGATGAGGAATTTTGA
- a CDS encoding transglycosylase domain-containing protein, whose amino-acid sequence MSTNTIGQNPPGDSAPIFNFFQGISKVTAGTLLGLTMLASSGVAGGLVGLAVSFRNLPDVRVLRNYVPTETTYIYDINGQLLTRIHDEANREVVPLNKISPHLKRAVLAIEDSHFYLHHGINPGGVMRAFVANLEANETVEGGSTLTMQLVKNLFLSPKRALSRKAAEAVLAIRLEQILEKNEILELYLNQVYWGHNLYGVETAAQSYFNKSAADLTLAEAAMMAGIIQAPEDYSPFVNYKLAKQRQAVVLNRMKELKWITAEEEAEARQQPLLVGRVTSFRTSKLPYVTDAVIQELTRRFGRDAVLKGGMRVQTTIDMNFQRMAEKTVASWHERLYYQGLFYNRDNGQIALVAVDPRTHFVKAMVGGADFKKSQYNRAIQARRQPGSSFKPFVYYTAFASGKFAPESTVNDTPVSYRDGNGYYSPRNYGGSFSGAVSVRKALESSLNVPAVKIGQAVGLNKVIEVCRTLGIESPMEPVISMPLGAIDLTPMEMAGAYATFASNGWHSDPTFIVQVTDSTGNVLLDNTPKPRLLLDPWAVASLNDVLQGVITRGTATNARIGRPAAGKTGTTSSERDIWFVGYVPQLSVAVWVGNDDYTPLASGATGGGFVAPIWRDFMHQAMQGMPVENFKSPSQFDRPR is encoded by the coding sequence GTGTCTACTAACACGATTGGACAAAATCCCCCTGGAGACTCCGCACCGATCTTCAATTTTTTTCAAGGCATCAGCAAGGTCACGGCAGGCACCCTGCTAGGGTTGACCATGCTCGCCAGTTCGGGGGTCGCCGGGGGGCTGGTCGGCTTGGCGGTGAGCTTCCGCAACCTCCCCGACGTGCGGGTTTTGCGCAACTACGTCCCGACAGAAACCACCTACATCTACGACATCAACGGCCAACTTCTCACCCGCATTCACGACGAAGCCAACCGAGAAGTGGTCCCCCTCAACAAAATCTCGCCTCATCTCAAACGGGCCGTTCTCGCCATTGAAGACAGCCATTTCTACCTCCACCACGGGATCAATCCCGGCGGGGTGATGCGCGCCTTCGTCGCCAACTTGGAAGCCAACGAAACCGTAGAAGGGGGTTCGACCCTGACGATGCAGTTGGTAAAAAACCTGTTTCTCTCGCCGAAACGCGCCTTGAGTCGGAAAGCAGCAGAAGCGGTTTTAGCCATTCGTCTCGAACAAATTCTCGAAAAAAACGAGATTCTCGAACTCTACCTCAACCAAGTCTACTGGGGTCACAACCTCTACGGCGTCGAGACCGCCGCGCAAAGCTATTTCAACAAGTCCGCCGCCGATTTAACCCTGGCGGAAGCGGCGATGATGGCAGGAATCATCCAAGCGCCGGAAGATTACAGTCCCTTTGTCAATTACAAATTGGCGAAACAACGGCAGGCGGTCGTCCTCAACCGGATGAAGGAACTCAAGTGGATTACCGCCGAAGAGGAAGCCGAAGCCCGTCAGCAACCCTTACTCGTCGGTCGCGTCACCTCGTTCCGCACCAGCAAGTTACCTTACGTCACCGATGCGGTCATCCAAGAACTCACCCGTCGCTTCGGACGGGATGCGGTGCTCAAAGGTGGGATGCGCGTGCAAACCACCATCGATATGAATTTCCAACGGATGGCGGAAAAAACCGTCGCCTCTTGGCACGAACGCCTTTACTATCAAGGACTGTTTTACAACCGCGACAACGGCCAAATTGCCCTGGTGGCCGTCGATCCGCGCACCCACTTCGTCAAGGCGATGGTCGGGGGCGCCGATTTTAAAAAGAGTCAGTACAACCGGGCCATTCAAGCGCGCCGCCAGCCGGGCTCTTCCTTCAAGCCGTTTGTCTACTACACCGCTTTTGCGTCGGGTAAGTTCGCTCCCGAATCGACGGTTAATGATACTCCAGTGAGCTACCGCGATGGCAATGGCTATTATTCGCCGCGCAACTACGGCGGTTCGTTCTCCGGTGCGGTCAGCGTTCGCAAAGCTCTAGAATCGTCGCTCAACGTTCCGGCGGTCAAAATCGGTCAGGCGGTCGGACTCAATAAGGTGATTGAAGTCTGTCGGACTTTGGGGATCGAAAGCCCGATGGAACCCGTGATTTCGATGCCGTTGGGTGCCATTGACTTGACGCCGATGGAGATGGCAGGTGCCTATGCGACGTTTGCCAGCAACGGATGGCATTCGGATCCGACGTTTATCGTTCAGGTGACGGACAGTACGGGCAACGTGCTGCTCGATAATACGCCCAAACCGCGTTTGCTGCTCGATCCGTGGGCGGTGGCGTCGCTCAATGACGTGCTGCAAGGGGTAATTACGCGCGGGACGGCGACGAACGCGCGTATCGGTCGTCCGGCTGCCGGAAAAACGGGAACGACGTCTTCGGAACGGGATATTTGGTTTGTCGGCTACGTGCCGCAGTTGTCGGTGGCGGTCTGGGTCGGTAATGACGATTACACCCCCTTGGCGTCCGGGGCGACGGGGGGCGGGTTTGTGGCTCCGATCTGGCGGGATTTCATGCATCAAGCGATGCAGGGAATGCCTGTGGAAAACTTCAAATCGCCTTCCCAGTTCGATCGCCCGCGTTAG
- the pyrF gene encoding orotidine-5'-phosphate decarboxylase, giving the protein MSIADRIIVPLDVQTRQAALALVDFLPQVSFWKVGLELFVSEGPQIVRELKARHKRVFLDLKLHDIPNTVAGACRSAAHLNVDLLTLHATGGRRALQDAQAALVEVQGENPQTRLIAITLLTSLNARDLAFDLKVPIELPQYALEMALLARDCGLPGAVCSPHEAAQLREVCGPDFLLVCPGVRPTWAAKGDQQRAMSPAEAFKAGANYLVIGRPITTAPDPAIAFQRICEEVDG; this is encoded by the coding sequence ATGTCTATCGCCGATCGCATCATCGTTCCCCTGGACGTCCAAACCCGCCAAGCGGCCCTCGCCTTAGTCGATTTCCTCCCCCAAGTCTCTTTCTGGAAAGTCGGCTTAGAACTGTTCGTCAGCGAAGGACCGCAAATCGTTCGAGAACTCAAAGCTCGCCACAAACGGGTCTTTCTCGACCTCAAACTCCACGACATCCCCAACACCGTCGCCGGAGCTTGTCGCAGTGCAGCCCACCTTAACGTCGATTTACTCACCCTTCACGCAACTGGCGGTCGTCGCGCCCTCCAAGATGCCCAAGCTGCCTTGGTAGAGGTTCAAGGAGAAAACCCCCAAACGCGCTTAATTGCGATTACCTTGCTCACCAGCTTGAATGCCCGCGATTTGGCCTTCGATCTCAAAGTGCCGATCGAACTGCCCCAATATGCCCTAGAAATGGCTTTATTAGCCCGAGATTGCGGCTTGCCGGGGGCGGTGTGTTCCCCCCACGAAGCCGCACAGTTACGCGAAGTTTGCGGTCCGGACTTTCTGCTCGTCTGTCCCGGGGTACGTCCGACTTGGGCCGCGAAGGGGGACCAACAACGGGCGATGTCCCCGGCGGAGGCATTTAAAGCGGGGGCGAACTATCTGGTCATCGGTCGTCCGATTACGACGGCACCGGATCCGGCGATCGCCTTCCAGCGAATTTGTGAAGAAGTTGACGGATAA